A DNA window from Plasmodium brasilianum strain Bolivian I chromosome 12, whole genome shotgun sequence contains the following coding sequences:
- a CDS encoding mitochondrial inner membrane protease ATP23, which translates to MDELRKKLENLKENFKNIDKQIKQLNLKKNVEEILMKNKKEKENYNDILFLIQYSLKYKNVCKWPNYNNLFVINYNINDNFKSIVQKYGTNFQQHKSFTPIQKEDNILMHNNEKKGSINADINDTTKNAPHSRENIINDNISKDMSNDYNKLNTTTNNGSNNETVITYISEQNKTKNSESINTYQKKKEKKINTQYNDDISSYDKLKLQIFMYFVLNNYRVKILIDSLSALNRPINIIYINCPNNKEQKKKTFIDKIANIFSTHHEVNDVFINNKNNFSKDGRKNCSCSELPSTRYNNPSLTQTKQKKKKSNYAGGYNPISNTIWLCANNITNFYKLKYILTHELIHAFDFARANIDTYNCYHIACSEIRAYNMSNQCSYFNSKYFSADHDVFSYLKSPTISDTPKNKCIYNNVHSSLYQYKPCANDTYKYINHVFEKCTRDYWPFMCAPEQDSKYKPSKIFKRDN; encoded by the coding sequence aTGGACGAACTGCgcaaaaaattagaaaatttaaaggaaaactttaaaaatattgataaacaaattaaacaactaaacttaaaaaaaaatgtagaggaaattttaatgaaaaataaaaaggaaaaggagaaTTATAACgatatattattcttaataCAGTACTcacttaaatataaaaatgtatgcaAGTGGCCTAATTATAACAACTTGTTTgtgataaattataatataaatgataactTTAAATCTATTGTTCAAAAATATGGAACAAATTTTCAACAGCATAAAAGTTTTACACCTATTCAAAAAGAAGATAACATCCTAATGCataacaatgaaaaaaaaggaagtatAAACGCAGATATAAATGATACAACAAAAAATGCTCCACATAGtagagaaaatataataaatgacaACATAAGCAAAGATATGTCGAATGattataacaaattaaatacTACTACGAACAACGGCAGTAATAATGAAACagtaattacatatatatctgaACAAAATAAGACAAAAAATTCAGAAAGCATAAATacataccaaaaaaaaaaagagaaaaaaattaatacccaatataatgatgatataagttcatatgataaattaaaattacaaatttttatgtattttgtCTTAAACAATTATAgagttaaaatattaatcgACTCTTTATCGGCACTGAATCGTCCGatcaatattatatatataaattgtccaaataataaagagcaaaagaaaaaaacatttattgaTAAAATTGCCAACATATTTTCAACACATCATGAAGTTAATgatgtttttattaataataaaaataatttttcaaaagatGGTAGAAAAAATTGTTCTTGTTCAGAATTACCTTCAACTAGGTACAATAACCCTAGTTTAACacaaacaaaacaaaaaaaaaaaaaatcaaattatGCAGGTGGTTATAACCCCATAAGTAATACTATATGGCTGTGTGCAAATAATATTACCAATTTTTataagttaaaatatatattgaccCATGAGCTTATACATGCATTTGATTTTGCTAGAGCAAATATAGACACGTATAATTGCTATCATATTGCTTGTTCAGAAATAAGAGCTTACAATATGAGCAATCAATGTAGCTATTTTAACAGCAAGTACTTTTCAGCTGATCACGATGTTTTcagttatttaaaaagtccTACAATTAGCGATActccaaaaaataaatgtatatataacaatgtTCATTCCTCATTATACCAATACAAACCATGCGCAAATGatacttataaatatataaatcatGTTTTCGAAAAGTGCACACGGGACTACTGGCCCTTTATGTGTGCACCTGAACAAGATAGCAAATATAAACCAtccaaaatttttaaaagagatAACTAA
- a CDS encoding vacuolar protein sorting-associated protein 60: MKFFKSKKDKTLDEAYGDLEKSVKSIDGNIEKYNKELNIIKQKIEEEKKKKPINQHAINTLRNKAVIIINRKKTYENNKESTLGIQFNIDQIKFANDNVQMSIETCKALQNTSKVLKKNIKKVNISKIEKLQDDLYDYIEDTKEIGAILSSSYEIPMELDENEIDAELSLIEDSILDENINDNITSYIDNENEEEEHKEEEKEKASIQVTPTGEGYNETVKNKAKQGENYFTQKES, encoded by the exons ATGAA attttttaaatcaaaaaaagataagaCATTGGACGAAGCGTATG GCGATTTAGAAAAAAGTGTAAAAAGCATTGACGGCaacatagaaaaatataacaaagaattgaatataataaaacaaaaaattgaggaggagaaaaagaaaaagcctATTAATCAACACGCAATTAACACTTTACGAAATAAAGCTGTGATTATAattaataggaaaaaaacatatgaaaataataaagaaagtACACTTGGAATTCAGTTTAACATAGATCAAATAAAGTTTGCAAATGATAATGTACAAATGTCCATTGAGACATGTAAAGCTCTACAAAATACTAGCAAAgtactgaaaaaaaatataaaaaaagtaaatattagCAAGATAGAAAAATTGCAAGATGACCTTTATGACTATATTGAAGATACAAAAGAAATTGGAGCGATATTATCTTCCTCTTATGAAATACCTATGGAATTAGATGAAAATGAAATCGATGCAGAGCTGTCATTAATAGAAGACAGTATACtagatgaaaatataaacgaTAATATAACAAGCTACATAGAcaatgaaaatgaagaagaggaacataaggaagaagaaaaagaaaaagcatcTATACAAGTGACACCTACCGGTGAAGGGTATAACGAAACcgttaaaaataaagcaaagcaaggtgaaaattatttcacGCAGAAAGAAAGTTAG